The Enoplosus armatus isolate fEnoArm2 chromosome 5, fEnoArm2.hap1, whole genome shotgun sequence genome contains the following window.
tcttatataccctgggaatacaattaagcttaagcatgtcaaataggacataaagtattatgtaatcagctgcattttttgtcgtgttcattgtattcttcaggtaatatacctttagtggtaccaggcattaaaatgaacaagaaattgaagaaaacaagggtggtctaataattttttccatgactgtatatatatatatatatatatatatatatactgaggTTCAGACAAGAAGACAACATGGCTGCTTTTATAAACATCTCGTGTCTCTTGTTTCACATGTTCTCTCAGACTTTACCTGACAACAACTGGAGGACAGTAGtcactgtttcctgtctgtgtccgtcctctgtctctctgtacagTCTCTGCACAGATGTTGCCAGCGGTCGGCTCTCCTCGTGGTCGCTAGGCGACCGTGGAGCTCCGGCTCAGCGTCTCCGCCTCCTCTGCACACGAggcttctcctcttcctcacccagCGCTTCTACGACGTGGAGATGCTCCTGAGCTGGGGGTctcagctgaggaggagggggattcAGAAGAAGAACGCGTAAGAAACCTTTATGAAGAACCtagagatgctgctgctgctggtatcTGTTGCTGGTTAGACTCCAGCTGAAACTGGGTGAATGAAATGACAAGCTGCAGTTCTCAGGTGTGATTGACGGAGTCAGGTTTAAAGCTACTGTCCAGTCTCTGATAAATGTCTTTCAGTGTCTAAAATAAAGAGTCACTGCAACTACCACAGAGCATGCCACAAGaaattacacatatatattttatattaagaGCTGAGAGTGCCTTTAATAATCTGATTGATTAGTGCTGGTTATCTTCATAATCGTACAATTCTTCAGGCTTAGTGCTCTGAAATAATGGCCGTGACGAGGTGCTTCAAGTCCATTTCAGATTCAGTTTGTCAAGTTACTGTTGATATTTGACcacctctgacttttccttaCTGTCCTTCACAGTTACTATGGCTACACTCAGAGGTTTTATGGGCCAGACATAGCAGCTGCGTATTATGTCTTGAGTATGAAGGGAGGATTTAGGTAAGTGCCTTCAAGCATTTAATTCACGTTGGGCTGCaagtaatgtttatttttattattgattaatctgcagattgttttctcaaataATCAATTGACCGCTTGGTTTATAACATGTCcgaaaatggtgaaaaatgtctgaaCAACCGTCCACAACCCAACGATTTAGAATTTACAATTATATGAAACAGGGAAAAGCAGCTGGTCCTCCCATTGAATCAGTGAATGTTTGGagtttttaaatgacaattaatcaataacatatacacacaatacTTAGTTGGCCTATCTCGTATTCTGGCAGTTATTAACATATTAAGTCTTTCTTTGTTATATGTTTGCATATAATCTGTAAAAATGCAGCAAAGATGGCAGTTTAATAGTCTCAAATGTACCGCTGTGATCCAGTTTTCTTGTGATCGTCTGTGTTGCGTCCTCAGGTATGTTGGCCAGTCAGAGTGGTTCCGTGCAAACCAGAGGGGCAAATTTAATTGGGAGTTCTTGGATCACAAAGACACACCCCTAGAGGAAATAAACATGAACTCCACACTTATCAACTACACAGGACTGGGCAATCTGGGTAATGAGCTCCAACTCAGCTTTGCTTTttgggtttctttcttttttcctttttaaaatcacgTTTATTCTACTGTAACCTCATTTTGTCTGCGTCTTACTCTGTCAGACACATGGACTGTTAATTCAGTTCAACGATATTTAACCTGcaagttcagtgtttttgatCTGCTTTGTCCTCCCTCAGAGGGGCAGCGATCTCTGCGGACTCTCTCATTACGAGGATGTCCTGAAGTGGACGACTGGTTCCTGGCCAGGCTCCACATGTTGCAGGGCTCTCTTGAGGAACTGGACATCTCTCACTGTCCACGCATCACTACAGGCGGCCTGGCTGCACTCAGGAACCTCAAGTAATTATCCAAACACTCACAACAAAGCCTAGTTATTATTACCAAAAACACTGCTCTTGTAttaagtttgttttgtgtgtgttgcaggggaCTGCGGCGTCTCGACATGTCGTCCCTCCCTGGGATTTCGAGTCCGGGGTTGGTCATTATCCTGCTGGAGGAGATGTTACCACAGTGTCAGATCACCGCTACTGGCTACGACCTCAACCTgaggcaggaggaagaagaggggaacGAGGAGCACGTGCAAGGCCAGAGGTAGGGAACGGGACAGATCACGAGGAATCAGAGGAATCAGAGGAATCAAGGGACTCGGTTCAGAAAGAGAGCGAGTCCTCTGAGAGAACTCAGCTGTCAGTTCACTGTAGTCTGACAGAAAAGGCGCTCATGGGACAAAGAGACATGCTGAGGCAACATCTCACATGAGAGGAGGGAAGGCGATACGTCTGGTTTTTGCAGCAATACAGCCATCACAGCTTATTTTCACTGTCCAGTTTGGTTATCACTGAGAAGGTCCAGCATAGAAGACTAAACATTTTTCAGCTGACATCTGCACGTCTTGACACACTCCACCAGTATGAACCAGTTAAAGACATAGTTTGATTGGACACTGGCAACATCCAATTAGATATAAgcatgtgaaaaagaaaaatacagaaagtatGGAACAAAAATGTACTACCTGCTACTAAGTTTGGCATTGTCATCTAAGGTATATGTTATCACCATctgcttgtgttgttttccCCCAGAATCAACTTGTTCTCAAGAGTGAGCACATTTATGATGTAAATCCAACTGTATGCAAACTCCTGTCGGCCTCAAGCATATTACACCTTGTCTGCATATGTGGTAAAGATTTGATTAGCTGAAGtgtaaatatgattgtaaatgtaCTGAATAAAGATTTTATTCTTCAATATTGTGattattctactttttttttttttaccttttatttgTGAAATCCACAAGTCATGTTTAACAGACAATGAAACCCATGTGTATGAATTCCTAATCTTCACTGTAGAAGCTTATGTGAGGAAACTAAAGCCCATAATCCAGTATGAGCCTTGTACTGCAGCAGCGTCAGACCCCACAGTGGGCGGATGAAGACACCAGTAAGACTGGGGGACAACAGTGAATGGGGATGAAGAAATCACTGCTACTTTTGTATGTAAAGATGTCACCTACAATGATTTGGTTGCCAGTTTTGATGTGAACAGAACTTATTATCTGAGCTACTTCTTCACATGTGGGGTAATACTGCCTACTTTAAAGTTGCAGTCAGAAAacatatattcattttcatgtcacCCATGTTTATTAGCAGTGGGTTTGTTGAATACAGAGTTTTAGGTGACATTTAACAGACCATTAAGTAGTTCGATCTGCGGTAGGAACCAATGATGCCATTGGAACTGGGTCACAACAAACACGGACATTGTTTTTGACGGACAACAACAAGACGGGCCAGTTGAGTGATAGCTGTGTAGTGGATTGCTGTCGTAATTTCGTAAAATCTGGGATTTAGATTGATTCTCTTTCGGACCCTTGTGGTTGAAGGGGTTCAGTAGACGGATAAATGTCTGATGCATCAGGTAGGACGACTGTCTGATGGGAAAATGGAGTTACAACTCTGACAACCACACGGTGCTACACCGCGCTAGCTAGTATGGCTAACTGTGTGGCTAACATTACGAATCACACGAAGAAATGTTTGTTGAAGCAGACTTTGACGAGgtatttaaattagatttttttttcttttgtagaaCTTCCTAAAaacgaagaagaggaggaggttacGCCTGAaccagaagtaagaaaaccagTTTATCTGTAgttagcgaatgttagcatgaaGTGTTAGCTGGGTGTCAGTCATGTGTCCTGGTCTGACATAGCAGGTGTTGATAACGCGGATATCGGGTGAAGACAGTAGCCATTCACAGGTCTACTGCACGTAGAGTCTCTGGTTTTAATGTCAGTACTGTTTCCTTTGCAGGAGCAATCCGACGACAGCAGCGAGGAAGAGGctgcaggagacacagagagtaTGTGGAAACAATGGCGTATCTGACACATGCGGCGCTGGCAGTGGTGCAAAAACCCTGAATAGAAAATTATAATCTTCTACAAGTTTAGTCGTCCAGTTAATGCCACATCTGCTACATTATTACACTGTTTTATATGTTCTGTTGTTTGTAATGTGCTGTTAATGCATTGCTTTCATCCAATTCATCCAATTCAATTCATGAATTAATCTTTCAAAGTTGGTGCTCCTAGTATTGAACTTATCTGCATGCAtagtattttgtttgttcttaAATGTATGGTCATCTGTGTTCTCCCCTGTGTTCCTGCCAGTGGACTTCCTGCGTAACCTCTTCTCCAGCACCCTGGGCCTCGGCTCTGCAGACAAAGTTCTGGATGAGCTGACTCTGGAGGGAGTGGCGCAATACATTAAGAGTGGAAAATGTGAGTCTTTGCCTGTTTCTGTTCTCCTCATCCATTATGGCTGACCATAGTGGATTGGTTTACTGCTTACAGTCCTGTTATAATAATGCAGTAGTTATTGATTTAAGTCAGACGTTTCTCTGCATCCACACAGGTAAAAACATCCTCTGCATGGTTGGAGCAGGAATATCCACATGTGAGTTTTAACATCACAGAACAAGTATTTGAAAGTATCAAACTACTTTCAAtaatcattgttttttatttttgtttgtttgattttttttttttttcccccagcggCTGGGATCCCAGATTTCCGCTCACCGGGAACTGGCCTGTATGCAAACTTGCAAAAATATGACCTGCCTTACCCAGAGGCCATCTTCCAGATAGATTACTTCAAGGTGTGTGAAAGGTGACACACTGCTGTATATATCAGCTTTCTCAGGGGCGTCAAAAATGGCAGGT
Protein-coding sequences here:
- the dmac2 gene encoding distal membrane-arm assembly complex protein 2; the protein is MSAPFMSLHRCCQRSALLVVARRPWSSGSASPPPLHTRLLLFLTQRFYDVEMLLSWGSQLRRRGIQKKNAYYGYTQRFYGPDIAAAYYVLSMKGGFRYVGQSEWFRANQRGKFNWEFLDHKDTPLEEINMNSTLINYTGLGNLEGQRSLRTLSLRGCPEVDDWFLARLHMLQGSLEELDISHCPRITTGGLAALRNLKGLRRLDMSSLPGISSPGLVIILLEEMLPQCQITATGYDLNLRQEEEEGNEEHVQGQR